A stretch of Labrus mixtus chromosome 7, fLabMix1.1, whole genome shotgun sequence DNA encodes these proteins:
- the LOC132977814 gene encoding retinoic acid receptor gamma-like isoform X1 translates to MATNREHQLRHITGFPRAMYPFTFNSMRSHSPFDLLASSHLFGRFGADLPKEMAALSVETQSTSSEEMVPSSPSPPPPPRVYKPCFVCQDKSSGYHYGVSSCEGCKGFFRRSIQKNMVYTCHREKNCQINKVTRNRCQYCRLQKCFEVGMSKEAVRNDRNKKKKDVKEELVLPENYELSGELEELVNKVSKAHQETFPSLCQLGKYTTNSSSDHRVQLDLGLWDKFSELSTKCIIKIVEFAKRLPGFTTLTIADQITLLKSACLDILMLRICTRYTPEQDTMTFSDGLTLNRTQMHNAGFGPLTDLVFAFAGQLLPLEMDDTETGLLSAICLICGDRMDLEEPQKVDKLQEPLLEALKIYTRRRRPNKPHMFPRMLMKVTDLRGISTKGAERAITLKTEIPGPMPPLIREMLENPEAFEDSSDSGDSTAAAPPAIQAIKKEEKAADESPAEEEEEEEEDDYWDEEKERGADSDGEAWGEAAAGGQKKGVTGKPQ, encoded by the exons ATGGCAACCAACAGGGAGCACCAACTGCGTCACATCACTGGCTTCCCCCGTGCCATGTACCCCTTCACCTTCAACTCCATGCGGAGCCACTCCCCCTTCGACCTGCTGGCCAGTAGCCACCTCTTTGGCAGGTTTGGGGCGGACCTTCCTAAAGAAATGGCTGCGTTGT CGGTGGAGACGCAAAGCACTAGCTCAGAGGAGATGGTGCCCAgctctccttcccctcctccccctcctcgggTCTACAAGCCGTGCTTTGTGTGCCAGGACAAGTCCTCTGGTTATCACTACGGAGTGAGCTCTTGTGAGGGCTGCAAG GGTTTCTTTCGGCGAAGTATCCAAAAGAACATGGTGTATACCTGCCACCGAGAAAAGAACTGTCAGATCAACAAAGTCACCCGCAACCGCTGCCAGTACTGCCGGCTGCAGAAATGCTTTGAGGTCGGCATGTCCAAAGAAG CGGTTCGtaatgacagaaacaaaaagaagaaagacgTGAAGGAGGAGTTGGTGCTGCCAGAGAACTACGAGCTGAGTGGAGAACTGGAGGAGCTTGTTAATAAAGTCAGCAAAGCTCACCAAGAGACCTTTCCATCTCTGTGCCAGCTAGGAAAATACACcaca AATTCAAGTTCGGACCACAGAGTACAGCTGGACTTGGGCCTGTGGGATAAGTTCAGTGAGCTGTCCACTAAGTGCATTATAAAGATTGTGGAGTTTGCAAAGCGGCTACCAGGCTTTACCACGCTCACCATCGCTGACCAGATCACCCTCCTCAAATCTGCATGTCTGGATATCCTG atgCTGAGAATATGCACCCGATACACACCAGAACAGGACACCATGACCTTCTCAGATGGCCTGACTCTTAACAGAACTCAGATGCATAACGCCGGTTTCGGCCCGCTCACAGATCTGGTGTTTGCCTTTGCCGGACAGCTGCTGCCTTTGGAGATGGATGACACAGAGACGGGACTTCTCAGTGCCATCTGCCTTATATGCGGAG ACCGTATGGACCTAGAGGAGCCACAGAAGGTGGACAAGCTGCAGGAGCCTCTACTAGAGGCTCTGAAGATCTACACCCGCCGCCGACGCCCCAACAAACCTCACATGTTTCCTCGCATGCTGATGAAAGTCACAGACCTCCGAGGAATCAGTACCAAAG GTGCAGAAAGAGCCATCACATTGAAGACAGAGATCCCTGGACCCATGCCTCCACTGATCAGGGAGATGCTGGAAAACCCTGAAGCCTTCGAGGACAGTAGTGACTCAGGGGACAGCACTGCAGCTGCTCCCCCCGCCATTCAAGCCAtcaaaaaagaggagaaggcaGCGGACGAGTCGCccgctgaggaggaagaggaggaggaggaggacgactactgggatgaggagaaggagagaggtgCGGACAGTGATGGGGAGGCTTGGGGCGAGGCAGCAGCCGGAGGGCAGAAGAAAGGTGTGACTGGAAAACCACAGTGA
- the LOC132977814 gene encoding retinoic acid receptor gamma-A-like isoform X2 has translation MFDCMEALGLAPRPLFDVSAQGSCMLSKATPYFSAMDPFGWAGTGSIQSVETQSTSSEEMVPSSPSPPPPPRVYKPCFVCQDKSSGYHYGVSSCEGCKGFFRRSIQKNMVYTCHREKNCQINKVTRNRCQYCRLQKCFEVGMSKEAVRNDRNKKKKDVKEELVLPENYELSGELEELVNKVSKAHQETFPSLCQLGKYTTNSSSDHRVQLDLGLWDKFSELSTKCIIKIVEFAKRLPGFTTLTIADQITLLKSACLDILMLRICTRYTPEQDTMTFSDGLTLNRTQMHNAGFGPLTDLVFAFAGQLLPLEMDDTETGLLSAICLICGDRMDLEEPQKVDKLQEPLLEALKIYTRRRRPNKPHMFPRMLMKVTDLRGISTKGAERAITLKTEIPGPMPPLIREMLENPEAFEDSSDSGDSTAAAPPAIQAIKKEEKAADESPAEEEEEEEEDDYWDEEKERGADSDGEAWGEAAAGGQKKGVTGKPQ, from the exons ATGTTTGATTGCATGGAGGCCCTTGGTCTGGCCCCGCGGCCCCTCTTTGATGTGTCCGCACAAGGATCCTGCATGCTCAGCAAGGCCACCCCTTACTTTTCTGCCATGGACCCCTTCGGCTGGGCCGGGACCGGCAGCATTCAGT CGGTGGAGACGCAAAGCACTAGCTCAGAGGAGATGGTGCCCAgctctccttcccctcctccccctcctcgggTCTACAAGCCGTGCTTTGTGTGCCAGGACAAGTCCTCTGGTTATCACTACGGAGTGAGCTCTTGTGAGGGCTGCAAG GGTTTCTTTCGGCGAAGTATCCAAAAGAACATGGTGTATACCTGCCACCGAGAAAAGAACTGTCAGATCAACAAAGTCACCCGCAACCGCTGCCAGTACTGCCGGCTGCAGAAATGCTTTGAGGTCGGCATGTCCAAAGAAG CGGTTCGtaatgacagaaacaaaaagaagaaagacgTGAAGGAGGAGTTGGTGCTGCCAGAGAACTACGAGCTGAGTGGAGAACTGGAGGAGCTTGTTAATAAAGTCAGCAAAGCTCACCAAGAGACCTTTCCATCTCTGTGCCAGCTAGGAAAATACACcaca AATTCAAGTTCGGACCACAGAGTACAGCTGGACTTGGGCCTGTGGGATAAGTTCAGTGAGCTGTCCACTAAGTGCATTATAAAGATTGTGGAGTTTGCAAAGCGGCTACCAGGCTTTACCACGCTCACCATCGCTGACCAGATCACCCTCCTCAAATCTGCATGTCTGGATATCCTG atgCTGAGAATATGCACCCGATACACACCAGAACAGGACACCATGACCTTCTCAGATGGCCTGACTCTTAACAGAACTCAGATGCATAACGCCGGTTTCGGCCCGCTCACAGATCTGGTGTTTGCCTTTGCCGGACAGCTGCTGCCTTTGGAGATGGATGACACAGAGACGGGACTTCTCAGTGCCATCTGCCTTATATGCGGAG ACCGTATGGACCTAGAGGAGCCACAGAAGGTGGACAAGCTGCAGGAGCCTCTACTAGAGGCTCTGAAGATCTACACCCGCCGCCGACGCCCCAACAAACCTCACATGTTTCCTCGCATGCTGATGAAAGTCACAGACCTCCGAGGAATCAGTACCAAAG GTGCAGAAAGAGCCATCACATTGAAGACAGAGATCCCTGGACCCATGCCTCCACTGATCAGGGAGATGCTGGAAAACCCTGAAGCCTTCGAGGACAGTAGTGACTCAGGGGACAGCACTGCAGCTGCTCCCCCCGCCATTCAAGCCAtcaaaaaagaggagaaggcaGCGGACGAGTCGCccgctgaggaggaagaggaggaggaggaggacgactactgggatgaggagaaggagagaggtgCGGACAGTGATGGGGAGGCTTGGGGCGAGGCAGCAGCCGGAGGGCAGAAGAAAGGTGTGACTGGAAAACCACAGTGA
- the calcoco1b gene encoding calcium-binding and coiled-coil domain-containing protein 1b isoform X1, with protein sequence MDKQSTVVFRNVGQLYFPETRVECHYSLTSEHRWSSSDWIGIFEVGWSSVKQYYTYTWALVPEGYTECTDVNSCALFHAFYLPQPSPVEYEFVYVDEKGEVCARSRPFTFCAPKPLEELETLKEEREEEDGEEELLLVIPRAQLLQSQLEECLQKQVGIQHALDEAKKEREQERENSKLGKMEWELEREAMKGEITELRDNLRHNSDTLKKVEGKHKDVKYSQENLTYVLSKLMAEKAESEQRVRDLEEDMKVLTDSDKEGNMELERLKERVKKMSSQMTHDEEKRKSLQVENEAALVEVRGLQERLEAAEHVAESLRRELRELGTHQGHTNTELHQARLQVAQLTLQLSEDNLLLREERANWALEREAYKHAAEADIKKLQELSGEVQRKEEWLQEERIEREKLEVELTRERDCNRVQLSDAKQELQELKAGVRRAQRESEEQQLDKQDLLNYIHQLEQKLEIVPENKSNVEIPACITPDYSSEDDGEFSSAPPGSVCSPLFQPAHLERPDRAETNTQSREDTADTQVCHPTQNLTR encoded by the exons ATGGATAAACAAAGCACTGTGGTGTTTCGAAATGTGGGGCAACTTTACTTCCCCGAAACCAGAGTGGAGTGTCACTATAGCCTGACCTCTGAGCACAGGTGGAGCAGCAGCGACTGGATTGGCATTTTTGAG gTGGGCTGGTCTTCAGTGAAACAGTATTACACCTACACATGGGCTCTTGTTCCTGAAGGCTACACTGAGTGCACAGATGTCAACTCCTGTGCACTTTTCCATG CCTTCTACCTGCCTCAACCGAGTCCTGTGGAGTATGAGTTTGTGTATGTGGATGAGAAAGGAGAGGTGTGTGCCCGCAGTCGGCCCTTCACTTTCTGTGCTCCAAAGCCACTGGAGGAGCTAGAGACTCTGAAAGAAGAGCGCGAggaagaggatggagaggaggagctgctcCTAGTCATCCCCAGGGCCCAGCTACTTCAG AGTCAGCTGGAGGAGTGCTTACAAAAACAAGTAGGTATACAGCATGCTCTGGACGAGGccaaaaaggagagagagcaggagagagaaaacagcaaaCTAGGAAAGATGGAGTGGGAGCTTGAAAGGGAAGCTATGAAGGGGGAGatcacagagctcagagacaACTTGAGACACAACAGTGACACACTGAAGAAGGTAGAGGGTAAACACAAG GACGTGAAATACAGTCAGGAAAATCTGACCTATGTACTGAGTAAACTTATGGCTGAGAAAGCCGAGAGTGAGCAGCGAGTCAGAGACCTGGAGGAGGACATGAAGGTCCTGACTGACAGTGACAAAGAGGGAAACATGGAACTGGAAAG ACTCAaggaaagagtgaaaaaaatgtcCAGTCAAATGACACATGACGAGGAGAAGAGAAAGTCTCTGCAG GTGGAAAATGAGGCAGCTCTGGTGGAGGTTCGAGGTCTGCAGGAGCGTCTGGAGGCTGCAGAGCATGTAGCTGAGAGCCTGCGCAGGGAGTTGAGGGAGCTTGGCACCCATCAGGGCCACACCAACACCGAGCTGCACCAAGCCCGGCTGCAGGTGGCCCAGCTCACCCTGCAGCTGTCTGAGGACAACCTGCTGCTCAGGGAGGAGCGCGCCAACTGGGCCCTAGAAAGAGAAGCCTACAAACATGCAGCAGAG gCTGATATAAAGAAATTACAAGAACTGAGCGGTGAAGTGCAGAGGAAGGAGGAGTGGCTACAGGAGGAAAggatagagagggagaaactTGAAGTAGAGCtcacaagagagagagattgcaATCGA gtgCAGCTGAGTGATGCCaagcaggagctgcaggagctgaaggCCGGTGTGAGGAGAgcccagagagagagtgaggagcaGCAGCTGGACAAACAG GACCTGTTGAATTACATCCATCAGCTGGAGCAGAAGTTGGAGATTGtaccagaaaataaatcaaatgtagaaATACCTGCATGTATCA CTCCTGACTACTCCTCTGAGGACGACGGGGAATTTTCCTCAGCTCCCCCCGGTTCAGTGTGTTCACCTCTTTTCCAGCCAGCTCACCTGGAACGACCTGACAGAGCTGAGACGAAcactcagagcagagaggacacaGCAGACACTCAGGTATGTCATCCTACTCAAAACCTGACAAGGTGA
- the calcoco1b gene encoding calcium-binding and coiled-coil domain-containing protein 1b isoform X2, which produces MDKQSTVVFRNVGQLYFPETRVECHYSLTSEHRWSSSDWIGIFEVGWSSVKQYYTYTWALVPEGYTECTDVNSCALFHAFYLPQPSPVEYEFVYVDEKGEVCARSRPFTFCAPKPLEELETLKEEREEEDGEEELLLVIPRAQLLQSQLEECLQKQVGIQHALDEAKKEREQERENSKLGKMEWELEREAMKGEITELRDNLRHNSDTLKKVEGKHKDVKYSQENLTYVLSKLMAEKAESEQRVRDLEEDMKVLTDSDKEGNMELERLKERVKKMSSQMTHDEEKRKSLQVENEAALVEVRGLQERLEAAEHVAESLRRELRELGTHQGHTNTELHQARLQVAQLTLQLSEDNLLLREERANWALEREAYKHAAEADIKKLQELSGEVQRKEEWLQEERIEREKLEVELTRERDCNRICIISRSDYILETGE; this is translated from the exons ATGGATAAACAAAGCACTGTGGTGTTTCGAAATGTGGGGCAACTTTACTTCCCCGAAACCAGAGTGGAGTGTCACTATAGCCTGACCTCTGAGCACAGGTGGAGCAGCAGCGACTGGATTGGCATTTTTGAG gTGGGCTGGTCTTCAGTGAAACAGTATTACACCTACACATGGGCTCTTGTTCCTGAAGGCTACACTGAGTGCACAGATGTCAACTCCTGTGCACTTTTCCATG CCTTCTACCTGCCTCAACCGAGTCCTGTGGAGTATGAGTTTGTGTATGTGGATGAGAAAGGAGAGGTGTGTGCCCGCAGTCGGCCCTTCACTTTCTGTGCTCCAAAGCCACTGGAGGAGCTAGAGACTCTGAAAGAAGAGCGCGAggaagaggatggagaggaggagctgctcCTAGTCATCCCCAGGGCCCAGCTACTTCAG AGTCAGCTGGAGGAGTGCTTACAAAAACAAGTAGGTATACAGCATGCTCTGGACGAGGccaaaaaggagagagagcaggagagagaaaacagcaaaCTAGGAAAGATGGAGTGGGAGCTTGAAAGGGAAGCTATGAAGGGGGAGatcacagagctcagagacaACTTGAGACACAACAGTGACACACTGAAGAAGGTAGAGGGTAAACACAAG GACGTGAAATACAGTCAGGAAAATCTGACCTATGTACTGAGTAAACTTATGGCTGAGAAAGCCGAGAGTGAGCAGCGAGTCAGAGACCTGGAGGAGGACATGAAGGTCCTGACTGACAGTGACAAAGAGGGAAACATGGAACTGGAAAG ACTCAaggaaagagtgaaaaaaatgtcCAGTCAAATGACACATGACGAGGAGAAGAGAAAGTCTCTGCAG GTGGAAAATGAGGCAGCTCTGGTGGAGGTTCGAGGTCTGCAGGAGCGTCTGGAGGCTGCAGAGCATGTAGCTGAGAGCCTGCGCAGGGAGTTGAGGGAGCTTGGCACCCATCAGGGCCACACCAACACCGAGCTGCACCAAGCCCGGCTGCAGGTGGCCCAGCTCACCCTGCAGCTGTCTGAGGACAACCTGCTGCTCAGGGAGGAGCGCGCCAACTGGGCCCTAGAAAGAGAAGCCTACAAACATGCAGCAGAG gCTGATATAAAGAAATTACAAGAACTGAGCGGTGAAGTGCAGAGGAAGGAGGAGTGGCTACAGGAGGAAAggatagagagggagaaactTGAAGTAGAGCtcacaagagagagagattgcaATCGA ATCTGCATCATCAGTCGCTCAGATTACATTTTGGAAACAGGAGAATGA